One Desulfovibrio fairfieldensis genomic window carries:
- a CDS encoding tyrosine-type recombinase/integrase: MAQHRPQHSATSRPSGNSRRRDGARAAILRLDAFVAAVYLPHVRLRKRSWRVDERIARQRLSPAFGARRLDRIRRGEVEDWLRDLAEEGLCPATCNRILAVFKSVCSLAMLHGVLPAGQSPCADVPPFRIHLQRERYLAPDEAQRLMRELERSARPEAAAIRLLLLTGARKSEILKARWENVRLDLRLLTVPLSKSGKPRHLPLSDAAVAVIRDLPRGPGCPWLFPGHAPGKPLSDVYLFWDGLRRGLGLADVRIHDLRHTFASFLVNAGHSLYEVQKLLGHSDPRTTMRYAHLGQASLLAAAQSVSCFLVPDKGRKNTK; this comes from the coding sequence ATGGCCCAGCACCGTCCGCAGCACTCCGCCACAAGCCGCCCGTCCGGAAACTCCCGGCGGCGCGATGGCGCGCGGGCCGCCATACTGCGGCTCGATGCCTTTGTCGCCGCCGTCTACCTGCCGCACGTCCGGCTTCGCAAGCGGAGCTGGCGGGTGGACGAACGCATTGCCCGGCAACGCCTTTCCCCGGCCTTCGGCGCTCGGAGGCTGGACCGCATCCGGCGCGGCGAAGTGGAAGACTGGCTGCGCGATCTGGCGGAGGAGGGGCTGTGCCCGGCCACCTGCAACCGTATTCTGGCCGTCTTCAAGAGCGTCTGCTCTCTGGCGATGCTGCATGGCGTCCTGCCCGCCGGGCAATCGCCCTGCGCGGACGTGCCGCCCTTCAGAATTCATCTGCAACGGGAACGCTATCTCGCGCCGGACGAAGCCCAACGGCTCATGCGGGAGCTTGAGCGCTCCGCGCGGCCCGAGGCCGCGGCCATCCGGCTGCTTCTGCTCACCGGCGCGCGCAAGAGCGAAATTCTCAAAGCCCGCTGGGAAAATGTGCGTCTGGACCTGCGCCTGCTCACCGTGCCGTTGTCCAAGTCCGGCAAGCCGCGCCACCTCCCCTTGTCCGACGCGGCCGTGGCCGTCATCCGCGACCTGCCGCGCGGGCCGGGCTGCCCGTGGCTTTTTCCCGGCCATGCGCCGGGCAAGCCGCTCAGCGACGTCTATCTTTTCTGGGACGGGCTGCGGCGCGGGCTGGGCCTTGCCGATGTGCGCATCCATGACCTGCGGCACACCTTTGCCAGCTTTCTGGTCAATGCCGGACACTCGCTCTATGAGGTGCAAAAACTGCTGGGGCACAGCGATCCCAGAACAACCATGCGCTACGCCCATCTGGGGCAGGCCTCCCTGCTGGCGGCGGCCCAGAGCGTCAGTTGCTTTCTGGTCCCGGACAAAGGGAGAAAGAACACGAAATAA
- a CDS encoding GNAT family N-acetyltransferase, with translation MLHFQEETFARVRDDVQALTQAHWDEVEAALHGDQAYRLDKERYAALERLGMLAVITARHEDGPLAGYAAFTVLPCPHRADITLAALDGLYLAPDARRGLAALNLLRRAEQCLARRGVGLIQYSSPASRPCDALYRRLGARHTESVWHKSLTHEEER, from the coding sequence ATGCTCCATTTTCAGGAAGAAACCTTCGCGCGGGTGCGTGACGACGTCCAGGCTCTGACCCAGGCCCACTGGGACGAGGTGGAAGCCGCCCTGCACGGCGATCAGGCCTACAGACTGGACAAGGAACGCTATGCCGCCCTGGAACGCCTGGGCATGCTGGCCGTGATCACGGCCCGGCATGAGGACGGCCCGCTGGCCGGGTATGCCGCCTTTACCGTGCTGCCCTGCCCGCACCGGGCGGACATCACGCTGGCGGCCCTGGACGGGCTCTATCTCGCGCCCGATGCCCGGCGCGGCCTGGCCGCCCTCAACCTGCTGCGCCGCGCCGAACAATGCCTGGCAAGGCGGGGCGTGGGGCTCATCCAATACAGTTCCCCGGCTTCGCGCCCCTGCGACGCGCTCTACCGCCGCCTGGGCGCGCGGCACACCGAGAGCGTCTGGCACAAATCCCTTACTCACGAAGAGGAGCGATAA